In Podospora pseudoanserina strain CBS 124.78 chromosome 5, whole genome shotgun sequence, a single window of DNA contains:
- a CDS encoding hypothetical protein (BUSCO:EOG09264PDD; COG:J; EggNog:ENOG503P6UH), producing MSLLRRPQPLNLLFSGSRWVSVPPFPRFIRHQAFDASFDEEQLSEARRWHQSFKIDSLPEGNTSFARSSGPGGQHVNKTETKATTTWPVPQLLSRLPKLLHAGVRESKYFSKRSDSLVFQAQTQRSRTANSEENRQKLFDELQQLYEATVPNATRPEKAAKYEALKKSATETRIKTKKHHSSKKAYRKGASE from the exons ATGTCGCTGCTTCGTAGACCTCAGCCATTAAACCTCCTGTTTTCAGGAAGTCGCTGGGTGTCAGTACCACCATTCCCGCGATTCATTAGACACCAGGCCTTCGACGCATCTTTTGACGAAGAGCAGCTTAGTGAAGCCCGGAGATGGCACCAGTCATTCAAGATTGACAGTCTTCCAGAAGGCAACACATCGTTTGCCCGCTCATCCGGTCCTGGCGGCCAACATGTGAATAA GACGGAAACTAAAGCAACTACCACATGGCCTGTTCCACAGCTACTATCCAGACTCCCCAAACTGCTACATGCTGGTGTTAGGGAATCGAAATACTTTTCCAAGCGGAGTGACTCTCTGGTTTTCCAGGCCCAGACCCAGAGAAGCCGCACTGCCAACTCGGAAGAAAACCGACAGAAGCTGTTTGAcgagctccagcagctgTATGAAGCCACCGTGCCAAACGCAACACGGCCAGAAAAAGCTGCCAAATATGAAGCACT gaagaagagcgCCACAGAGACCAGGATAAAAACCAAAAAGCACCATTCTTCCAAAAAGGCCTACCGGAAGGGGGCTTCAGAATGA
- a CDS encoding hypothetical protein (EggNog:ENOG503P8VE; COG:S) produces the protein MRLTTTLISLLLGSVAEAGPLKWRRGWNGNGHQGRRTVEEEEGVGRMKWARQFNTTVGGPVITTRTNIETTVVTTIVPETTVTEVEEAVPTTTTRSLVSQVTLPLVGAPETSAGAGLETSTAEATVTGLPGATVSSVASSGAESSVGETSVGEVTATETLATETSTVETSTVETSTVETSETATASLETSLVETSTPATSLASETETSVETSKPLPTSSTPLIVSSFLTPSATATGTASTDLTSSATTEPADLTSSPTESGATSTLPAETASTPATSTANVTVTGEPNTAIPTAITNLPTATASIPTNEFRNNIALAQEYNTIFSETTMSTACNVGQAACVNHNVVKCSENGNNFELQRECPSGTACFAMPLNNTVNGVIIGCVDPDLAQETLGIVPADMIPNLTSDAPSTPPATTAPASSTPADTFTATATITVSSGVGTVTETDVDTTPTESPAQSITSTATITISTGIETVTQTGEAPIQTETTPLTTAITKTATIDLTSETITMTLTLSPTPRFPQLDETIIPLPTTTNLPSVEPFLPAPVESEPLQTSATPPPIIFPTPEPVPTTTTTRTRLSVIPIEDTTTITTTATASATPTPIPEPTTTTTTTTTTTIPDVANGGQEKEATVTVTERETVTEQVRETVTVTVGA, from the coding sequence ATGCGCCTTACAACAACATTAATATCGCTACTTTTGGGGTCGGTTGCAGAGGCCGGTCCTCTtaagtggaggaggggatggaatgggaatgggcatcaggggaggaggacggtggaggaggaggagggggtggggaggatgaagtgGGCGAGGCAGTTTAATACTACCGTTGGGGGCCCGGTGATCACGACGCGTACGAACATCGAGACCACGGTGGTGACGACGATTGTGCCGGAGACGACGGTGAcggaggttgaggaggctgtACCTACTACAACGACGAGGAGTTTGGTTAGCCAGGTTACGCTGCCGTTGGTTGGGGCGCCAGAGACGAGCGCcggggcggggttggagacTTCTACTGCTGAGGCGACGGTGACGGGCTTACCTGGGGCTACAGTCAGCTCGGTTGCGAGTTCGGGGGCGGAGAGTTCTGTGGGTGAGACGTCGGTGGGGGAGGTTACTGCTACCGAGACTCTTGCGACTGAGACCTCTACTGTTGAAACTTCGACTGTCGAGACTTCAACAGTGGAGACATCGGAGACCGCGACTGCTTCCCTCGAGACCTCTCTAGTCGAAACATCCACGCCCGCCACGAGCCTCGCCAGTGAGACGGAGACCTCCGTTGAGACATCAAAGCCGTTGCCAACTTCAAGCACGCCGCTGATTGTTTCCTCCTTTCTTACTCCATCGGCCACCGCGACTGGGACTGCTAGTACCGATCTCACCAGCAGCGCTACTACCGAGCCCGCCGACCTCACAAGCAGCCCGACAGAGAGTGGTGCTACTAGCACTCTCCCTGCCGAAACCGCATCAACACCGGCCACCTCAACCGCCaacgtcaccgtcaccggcgagcccaacaccgccattcccaccgccatcaccaacctcccaaccgcGACCGCAAGCATCCCCACCAATGAGTTCAGAAACAACATTGCCCTGGCCCAGGAGTacaacaccatcttctcaGAAACCACCATGTCCACCGCCTGCAATGTAGGCCAGGCCGCCTGCGTCAACCACAACGTCGTGAAGTGCTCCGAGAATGGAAACAACTTTGAGCTTCAGCGCGAGTGCCCCTCCGGCACAGCCTGCTTCGCCATGCCCCTGAACAATACGGTCAACGGCGTCATCATCGGGTGCGTCGATCCTGATCTGGCGCAGGAGACCTTGGGAATTGTGCCAGCGGATATGATCCCCAATCTCACAAGCGATGCCCCTTCCACTCCTCCCGCAACCACTGCACCTGCCTCGAGCACACCAGCGGATACATTCactgcaacagcaaccatCACAGTCTCTTCCGGCGTCGGAACAGTCACCGAAACAGACGTCGATACTACCCCCACAGAGTCACCAGCACAATCCATCACCAGCACAGCAACCATCACGATCTCGACCGGCATCGAGACAGTCACCCAAACAGGGGAAGCTCCCATCCAAACCGAgacaacccccctcacaaccgccatcaccaaaactGCCACCATCGACCTGACCTCAGAAACAATAACCATGaccctcaccctcagccCAACCCCCCGCTTCCCCCAACTCGACGAGACCattatccccctccccacaacaaccaacctcccaagCGTCGaacccttcctccccgcGCCTGTCGAGAGCGAACCTCTCCAAACATcagccacccctcccccgatcATCTTTCCCACTCCTGAGCCGGTTCCAACCACTACAACAACGAGGACAAGATTGTCGGTTATTCCTATCgaggacaccaccaccatcaccaccaccgccaccgcctccgccacTCCCACTCCTATTCCAGagccaacgacaacaacaacaacaacaacaacaacaacaatcccAGACGTGGCAAACGGAGGGCAGGAGAAAGAGGCAACGGTCACGGTGACGGAGAGGGAGACAGTAACGGAGCAGGTGCGGGAGACGGTGACGGTTACTGTTGGTGCTTAA
- the NAB3 gene encoding nuclear polyadenylated RNA-binding protein 3 (EggNog:ENOG503NVSM; COG:A) produces MSEQSPEIVAAASLSPLSPKPISVQIQSNSVVPMLQDQAATADTAMSGTIVDPGLETPDAPAPVSDTIVVAGDSSDFHDDSDGSIDYGEEDEAAEKPSATSDGAADAPPDNDEYARSFDSPVDPQSSSSEAGAGEPQPDVSEEAAASNSMNDQVTSAPAQAPAPAVIAHHEDRLPPPASSTATQPNVNSWPTLTSIENEPPSQSSGPETSSPSDAPTSTPNNKSAAASAEAADIQKLVDDITARATATVTSADTPTSVSAPLISGPLPPSLPPKPLLSAQPHAYQPRGPNPTHNHNHPLGPYRHSLDSMEPPASAPGAAGAGYAASFSNHAWDTFVNDERTYTSEQNWDRFPEGARIFVGNLSSDRVSKKEVFAVFSKYGRLAQISMKSAYGFVQYHNVSEAQAALEACQDMELGGRRIHLEISRRQKKKGGDDRGHSPDRRGGPRGMANDRLDLNNQPRDPGWKRTNDHRRSASPRRDDPRGFYARDRDNGPMSHDRRRSRSPRRSRFGSESYRRRSPSPHRRTPSDVDRLDIPRRYGNDVPDVQILLLQDLDRPFVDWVQNALHAHGLKTAVMHLNPRFPRNTIVQRQVLEGVHAIIDLDQKSRDSGLISLQLFIRNTGTGSNIRFESYNSLNPELAGGLVMREKTRVVHAPPPPPPPHVAAYPPTYQPPPVAAPTAPYQSPIVPPPATGYQSYPPASSIPQAAPAPPATPIDNDYLRSLLTGLQTQQQSQQQTAAARAPAPQIDINALLGSLQGGVPQQAPPQQYGVPQPPQFQGAAGYYGGGQNAVAPTPVALGNNAHIQNIMENLKRASGSK; encoded by the exons ATGTCGGAACAGTCGCCCGAAATTGTGGCCGCCGCCAGTCTGAGTCCCCTCTCGCCCAAGCCCATCTCTGTCCAGATCCAGAGCAATTCTGTGGTGCCCATGCTCCAGGACCAAGCAGCTACCGCTGACACAGCCATGTCCGGCACCATCGTGGATCCCGGTCTGGAGACTCCGGATGCCCCTGCGCCAGTCTCCGATACTATCGTAGTGGCCGGTGACTCGTCGGACTTCCACGATGATAGCGACGGCAGCATTGACTAcggtgaagaggacgaggccgCCGAGAAGCCCTCTGCCACCTCTGACGGTGCTGCCGATGCTCCTCCCGACAATGATGAGTATGCAAGAAGCTTTGATTCGCCTGTCGACCCCCAGAGCTCGAGTAGCGAGGCTGGTGCTGGCGAGCCTCAGCCTGATGTATCagaggaggctgccgctTCCAATTCCATGAATGACCAAGTCACATCTGCACCTGCTcaagctccagctccagctgtCATTGCCCATCATGAAGatcgccttcctccacccGCATCGTCGACAGCAACCCAGCCTAATGTCAACAGCTGGCCAACGCTCACATCCATTGAGAATGAGCCACCTTCCCAGTCCAGCGGCCCCGAAACTTCCAGTCCATCAGACGCACCGACgtccacccccaacaacaagtCCGCTGCTGCATCTGCTGAGGCCGCTGACATCCAAAAGCTGGTAGACGACATCACTGCTCGAGCCACTGCTACTGTCACGTCTGCAGATACCCCAACATCCGTATCCGCCCCTTTGATTTCAggcccccttcccccatcaCTGCCCCCCAAGCCATTATTATCGGCTCAACCACATGCCTATCAGCCACGTGGTCCCAATCCcacacacaaccacaaccacccgTTAGGACCTTATAGACATTCGCTTGACTCCATGGAGCCACCAGCCTCGGCTCCTGGAGCGGCTGGCGCCGGTTACGCAGCCTCCTTTTCCAACCATGCCTGGGATACCTTCGTTAACGACGAGAGGACGTATACCTCGGAACAAAACTGGGATAGGTTCCCCGAAGGCGCCCGTATCTTTGTCG GCAATCTCTCCAGCGATCGGGTATCAAAGAAGGAGGTGTTCGCCGTGTTCAGCAAGTATGGCAGACTAGCGCAGATTTCCATGAAGAGCGCCTATGGTTTTGTGCAGTACCACAACGTTTCTGAAGCCCAGGCCGCACTGGAGGCATGTCAGGACATGGAGCTTGGTGGCCGCCGCATTC ACCTCGAAATATCCCGTcgtcaaaagaaaaagggtgGAGATGACAGAGGGCACTCGCCAGATCGACGCGGTGGTCCTCGTGGCATGGCAAATGACAGGCTCGACTTGAACAACCAGCCGAGAGACCCTGGTTGGAAGAGAACCAATGACCACCGCCGCTCCGCCTCGCCCCGCCGAGACGACCCTCGCGGCTTCTATGCTCGAGATCGTGACAACGGTCCAATGTCACACGACCGTCGCCGGTCCCGGTCGCCCCGGCGCAGCCGTTTTGGCAGTGAATCCTATAGACGAAGAAGTCCCAGTCCACATCGCCGCACCCCATCGGATGTAGACCGCCTCGACATCCCTCGCCGGTACGGTAACGATGTTCCAGACGTCCAGatcctgctcctccaagATCTGGACCGGCCCTTTGTTGACTGGGTACAGAACGCTCTCCATGCCCATGGCCTCAAGACAGCCGTGATGCATCTCAACCCTCGCTTTCCCCGCAATACAATCGTGCAGCGCCAGGTGCTCGAAGGTGTTCATGCCATTATTGACCTAGACCAGAAATCCCGTGACTCGGGATTGATATCACTGCAACTGTTCATCCGCAACACAGGCACGGGGAGCAATATCCGGTTTGAGAGTTACAACTCGCTGAACCCGGAACTGGCGGGTGGGCTGGTCatgagggagaagacgagAGTCGTGcatgctcctccaccacctccaccgccccatGTCGCGGCATATCCTCCAACTTaccagcctcctcctgttgctgctcccACTGCTCCTTATCAGAGTCCCATTGTTCCACCGCCTGCCACCGGATATCAGAGCTATCCTCCAGCGTCATCCATTCCACaagctgctcctgctcctcctgctaCGCCTATTGATAATGATTATTTGAGGTCTCTGTTGACCGGTCTCcaaacccagcagcagtcgCAACAGcagactgctgctgccagggCACCTGCTCCACAGATTGATATCAATGCGTTGCTTGGGTCTTTGCAGGGTGGTGTACCGCAGCAAGCACCACCGCAACAGTATGGGGtgccacaaccaccacagttCCAGGGAGCAGCAGGGTACTACGGCGGTGGGCAGAATGCGGTTGCACCGACGCCGGTGGCATTGGGGAACAATGCGCATATTCAGAACATTATGGAGAATCTCAAGAGGGCTTCGGGGAGTAAGtag
- a CDS encoding hypothetical protein (EggNog:ENOG503NZI2; COG:H): protein MVRVLDSWPSMGHDLEFNELIPTHDKMEAAILDQLRPLLPASLDHLPLLQNQDEPSPVVDSLPPSSSPVLPAQCHAIFPDAPSLPPVYLPGPEDSSWSPPPILPDNCRAILPDAPCLPPVSLPEPQGSCSSQSPEPELVSLEMAVVAQAVIAQTSEILEEAPETLNETPPPCLPSPVPPNQPLSVEIPVSTLVTPRSQHDGFVPPFPVVKERIAVQALKEAHGAMDGDFMEFDLDRFSFYLDTKHYPLEMRSLQHIGMRKPTDRYYFDGVLSWKGHKYFVQKVEVAELPIGNYGVEHPSVDGEVWVRSVFNSRNEVYYRLRRPTIEYKRFYEPFVWAMDLAKHVVDYAGYLLQENRSLCLEVFKNSFSEWLESTHGGSAAFRKWRRQYPRIDFRVAIVNNIDFIWKEVFGVHGEKKAGSMRLFREAMNLDIYESTKAVPELPKLLEGRPMKQDVEVAPTIVTPYINELFGHMVLGKVFHVVSSPDGGLRTPVPAREATPDVQIKMECNVPGRRRGTTQFLPLDVTDAIQVGDTISTPHDDESTNTKWKKEEGVTDSRWFGLVQKVHKAKDGARSFDVTWLYRPAETPCCLMRYPWPNELFLSDHCTCEEGKHARVKEHEVMAVHKANWFGSPETSGDDFFVRHTYIVKHRRWVSLQESHIRCSHGLEKLGYRSGDTVLVLLNLSDKYTEPCEIVKVFKQGKTIFVRLRRLLRRGEVDSVVKSAAANELVYTDKFVVMKPDRITGRCQVRVFEADSPIPSPYNRGGTGNLFYITHQLDGTRQKVVPLGNMPLTLRQGFDPRADNVRKLRGMDLFCGSGNLGRGLEDGGAIEMRWAADTWDKAIHTYMANAPDQDIVHPFYGSVDDLLRLALEGKFSDNVPRPGDVEVISAGSPCPGFSLLTIDKKDLKQTKNQSMVASFAAFIDFYRPKYAVLENVASIVQAHQNRSQDTLSQLFCAVIGLGYQAQLVNGDAWTHGAPQSRNRVFLLIATPDVRLPEAPAPSHSHYPGTKQRGIGKLCNGEAYVRRFLDIPTPFKYTSSSEATADLPDIIDGMVDACVSHPEHRLTIGFTGTIRQQVAVIPIFPHGMNFVKTWNGGKGVMTAADRELFPSGEGTMRGRVASTAQGWSRLAPHLAFPTITTALDPRDARTANGLHWRESRPFTLAEARRAQGFLEEEVLLGRQSDKWKLVGNSVSRHMAVALGLKFREAWTGCLGDDGRGRREGTMETGVEDAVEEQLRREEWEEMAGLVATNVDEVEGVEINGYGNRLLSETVKGGRGTSAKFSRLRG from the coding sequence atggtgagggtgctggaTTCGTGGCCCTCCATGGGACATGACCTCGAGTTCAATGAGCTCATCCCAACGCATGATAAGATGGAAGCTGCCATCTTGGACCAACTACGGCCGTTGCTCCCAGCATCTCTGGATCATCTGCCTCTCCTTCAGAACCAGGATGAGCCGTCACCAGTAGTCGACTCGttaccaccatcatcatcgccagtCCTGCCAGCACAATGTCATGCGATTTTCCCAGACGCACCTTCCCTGCCGCCAGTGTACCTGCCAGGGCCAGAAGACTCGTCCTGGTCACCGCCCCCAATATTGCCAGACAACTGCCGCGCAATCCTCCCAGATGCACCTTGCCTGCCGCCAGTATCATTGCCAGAACCTCAGGGATCATGCTCATCACAGTCTCCAGAGCCCGAACTCGTCAGTTTGGAAATGGCGGTTGTCGCCCAGGCAGTCATCGCCCAGACATCAGAAATTCTCGAGGAGGCACCAGAAACCCTCAAtgagacaccaccaccttgttTGCCTAGCCCGGTCCCTCCAAACCAGCCACTTTCTGTCGAGATACCTGTTTCGACACTTGTTACGCCAAGATCCCAGCACGATGGATTTGTACCTCCCTTCCCCGTGGTTAAGGAGCGCATTGCGGTGCAGGCCCTAAAGGAGGCCCATGGCGCTATGGATGGCGATTTCATGGAATTTGACTTGGACCGGTTCTCGTTCTATCTGGATACGAAACACTATCCTTTGGAAATGAGGTCATTGCAGCACATAGGCATGAGGAAGCCCACCGACCGGTACTACTTTGACGGTGTGCTCAGCTGGAAGGGTCACAAGTACTTTGTTCAGAAAGTCGAGGTGGCTGAACTTCCCATCGGCAACTATGGGGTTGAGCACCCGAGCGTGGATGGCGAAGTCTGGGTTCGTTCGGTCTTTAATTCGAGAAATGAGGTCTACTATCGACTGCGGAGGCCAACGATTGAATACAAAAGGTTTTACGAACCGTTTGTATGGGCCATGGATCTCGCCAAGCACGTCGTCGACTATGCTGGTTACTTGCTCCAGGAAAACCGCAGTCTTTGTCTCGAAGTCTTCAAGAATTCTTTCTCTGAGTGGCTTGAGAGCACCCATGGCGGATCTGCCGCTTTCCGAAAGTGGCGGCGACAGTATCCTAGGATTGACTTCAGGGTTGCAATCGTCAACAACATCGACTTTATTTGGAAAGAAGTCTTTGGGGTTCACggggaaaagaaggccgGCTCGATGAGGCTATTTCGGGAGGCGATGAATCTCGATATCTACGAGTCTACCAAAGCTGTGCCGGAGCTCCCGAAGCTTCTGGAGGGCAGGCCGATGAAGCAGGATGTTGAGGTGGCTCCGACCATCGTAACGCCGTATATCAATGAGTTGTTTGGACATATGGTTCTTGGGAAGGTATTCCATGTGGTGTCAAGTCCAGATGGAGGGCTTCGAACACCAGTGCCGGCCCGGGAAGCGACACCAGATGTTCAGATCAAGATGGAGTGCAATGTTCCGGGGAGGCGCCGAGGGACCACACAATTTTTACCTCTCGACGTTACTGATGCAATCCAAGTTGGCGACACCATCTCTACTCCACACGACGATGAAAGCACAAACAccaagtggaagaaggaagagggggtgaCCGACTCGCGCTGGTTCGGTCTGGTCCAAAAGGTTCACAAAGCCAAAGATGGCGCCCGAAGCTTCGATGTCACATGGCTATACCGACCTGCAGAGACGCCGTGTTGTTTGATGCGATACCCTTGGCCGAACGAGCTATTCCTGAGCGATCATTGTACATGTGAGGAGGGCAAGCATGCCAGGGTTAAAGAGCACGAGGTTATGGCTGTCCACAAAGCCAACTGGTTCGGCAGCCCAGAGACCAGCGGTGACGACTTTTTTGTCCGGCACACTTACATTGTGAAACACCGACGCTGGGTATCACTGCAAGAGTCGCACATCAGATGCTCTCATGGGTTGGAGAAGCTCGGTTACAGATCGGGCGACACAGTCCTGGTACTGTTGAACTTGTCGGACAAATATACGGAGCCTTGTGAGATTGTCAAGGTGTTCAAGCAAGGCAAGACCATATTCGTGCGGCTCCGGAGGCTCCTCAGGCGCGGGGAGGTCGATTCTGTGGTCAAgagcgccgccgccaacgaGCTCGTCTATACGGACAAgtttgtggtgatgaagcCTGACAGAATCACAGGGAGATGTCAAGTGCGCGTCTTCGAGGCTGATTCACCTATTCCAAGCCCATACAATCGCGGCGGAACTGGGAATCTCTTCTATATCACCCACCAACTTGACGGCACTCGACAAAAGGTTGTTCCTCTTGGCAACATGCCTTTGACCCTGCGTCAGGGCTTTGATCCAAGGGCAGACAATGTCCGCAAGCTGAGGGGAATGGACTTGTTCTGTGGGAGTGGTAACCTGGGACGAGgtcttgaggatggtggcgcCATTGAAATGCGTTGGGCTGCCGATACTTGGGACAAGGCTATCCATACCTATATGGCCAACGCCCCTGACCAAGACATCGTGCATCCTTTCTATGGCTCGGTGGATGACCTTCTACGGCTAGCTCTGGAGGGAAAGTTCTCGGATAATGTTCCTCGACCAGGCGATGTGGAAGTCATCTCAGCGGGCAGCCCCTGCCCTGGGTTCTCACTGTTGACCATAGACAAGAAGGACCTCAAGCAAACAAAGAACCAGTCCATGGTGGCGTCCTTTGCGGCCTTTATCGACTTTTATCGCCCAAAGTACGCTGTTCTCGAAAACGTCGCCTCGATCGTCCAAGCACACCAAAACCGAAGCCAAGACACGCTGTCCCAGCTGTTCTGTGCTGTCATCGGCCTGGGTTACCAAGCTCAGCTGGTGAATGGGGATGCCTGGACCCACGGTGCGCCCCAGTCGCGTAACCGGGTGTTTCTCCTCATTGCAACCCCCGACGTGCGCTTGCCTGAAGCACCCGCACCCTCACATTCCCACTATCCGGGGACAAAACAGCGGGGTATTGGGAAACTGTGCAATGGCGAGGCTTATGTCCGGCGATTTCTTGATATTCCCACGCCGTTCAAGTACACCAGCTCGTCTGAGGCGACGGCAGATCTGCCCGACATTATCGATGGCATGGTAGATGCTTGCGTATCTCACCCGGAGCACCGTCTAACTATAGGTTTCACCGGAACTATTCGACAGCAGGTGGCAGTAATTCCCATTTTCCCCCACGGCATGAATTTCGTCAAGACGTGGAATGGCggaaagggggtgatgacggcggcggaCAGGGAGCTGTTCCCCAGTGGTGAGGGCACGATGCGCGGTCGGGTTGCCAGCACCGCACAGGGGTGGTCAAGACTTGCGCCACACCTTGCGTTCCCTACCATCACGACGGCGTTGGACCCTCGGGACGCGAGGACCGCGAACGGCTTGCATTGGAGGGAGAGCAGGCCCTTTACCTTGGCAGAGGCTCGAAGGGCGcaggggtttttggaggaggaggtgctgctggggaggcaGTCGGATAAGTGGAAGTTGGTGGGGAATAGTGTGTCGAGGCACATGGCGGTGGCGTTGGGGCTGAAGTTTCGGGAAGCCTGGACGGGGTGtttgggggatgatggtcgggggaggagggagggtaCGATGGAGACAGGTGTTGAGGATGCAGTGGAAGAGCAGCtcaggagggaggagtgggaggagatggcggggttggtggctACGaatgttgatgaggtggagggtgtggAGATTAACGGGTATGGTAACCGGCTTTTGTCTGAGACAGttaagggggggaggggcacgTCAGCAAAATTTAGCAggttgagagggtga